From the Saccharobesus litoralis genome, one window contains:
- a CDS encoding porin family protein yields MSDIYLGLSVGKASAKDMLDTDSSQAQTQDSEDALAYGLTLGYQLNQDIALDIGYLKLAEIETTQNAVSQQNNVLSYSSVIAKDQIDGFTLGLAGQYAVSDSWRLQYNVGLYRWSNQIATDTHITAVDQNAKVANGTASNNKTPVLEGNQSAGYDCTSGTCQLITTTPNPDQTHTPSSQPSEQFAGWDSDCQCYRVSITNDAGHSLHRLQKQEQRSGIDLYYGLGVAYDFSPYAVGIHYKVNQVDSAKISSLNLTLSYRFE; encoded by the coding sequence ATGAGTGATATTTACTTAGGTCTTTCGGTTGGTAAAGCCAGCGCCAAAGACATGCTAGATACCGACAGTAGCCAAGCACAAACTCAAGACAGTGAAGATGCACTTGCCTACGGCTTGACCCTTGGTTACCAATTAAACCAAGATATTGCACTTGATATCGGTTATTTAAAATTAGCTGAAATTGAAACTACGCAAAACGCGGTTAGTCAACAAAATAACGTTTTGAGTTATAGCAGTGTAATAGCTAAGGACCAAATTGATGGTTTTACCCTAGGTCTGGCTGGACAATATGCAGTATCGGACAGTTGGCGCTTACAATACAATGTGGGACTTTATCGTTGGTCTAATCAAATTGCTACCGATACTCATATCACTGCAGTTGACCAAAATGCCAAAGTTGCCAACGGCACTGCTTCCAATAACAAAACGCCAGTGCTAGAGGGTAATCAATCTGCGGGCTATGATTGTACATCAGGCACTTGTCAATTAATTACGACAACACCTAACCCAGATCAAACACATACGCCTTCGAGCCAACCAAGTGAGCAATTCGCGGGTTGGGACTCCGACTGCCAATGTTATCGCGTATCTATTACTAATGACGCTGGCCATTCACTGCATAGATTACAAAAACAAGAACAGCGATCAGGTATTGATCTCTATTACGGATTAGGCGTCGCATACGATTTTTCACCTTATGCAGTCGGTATACATTACAAGGTTAATCAGGTGGATTCGGCCAAGATAAGTTCGCTAAATTTAACGCTATCTTACCGTTTCGAATAA
- a CDS encoding FecR family protein, whose protein sequence is MSNVVQFPDKHSQDQVMSQACDWISKLDRGLTEIEEQALKNWLAEQPQHLPCLLNVAEMWDKMDDLQRLSDLFPQVNLHAETQVEQTSQTTRSKATPSSWAVAASICFMLVLAGINLMGQAGPWSEQIVSTQTNYQTQVGQSNKVQLADGSQLTLNTNTFVQVRFSQNARIIELQRGEIHIDVAHDKTRPLSVLAAGKIIQAVGTAFSVQMQKNAIELIVTEGEVLVDKQEGEVDKGDRLAKSALAVTKGQKVDINRQQIEVKKNHVVDIAPAEIAVDLSWRSGNLVFRGESLEDAVAEISRYTKIKIELTADTNLRNTKVAGVFKTGDVEGLLNALQHNFAIQGKKQADGTIVLTPAA, encoded by the coding sequence ATGAGTAATGTCGTTCAGTTTCCAGACAAACACAGCCAAGACCAAGTGATGAGTCAAGCATGCGATTGGATCAGTAAACTGGATCGCGGCTTAACCGAAATTGAAGAGCAAGCCTTAAAAAATTGGCTGGCCGAGCAACCACAACATTTACCTTGCTTATTAAACGTTGCTGAAATGTGGGACAAAATGGATGACTTACAGCGGCTTTCCGATCTGTTTCCACAAGTTAACTTACACGCGGAAACACAAGTAGAACAAACATCGCAAACCACGCGCAGCAAAGCGACGCCAAGTTCTTGGGCCGTTGCCGCATCTATCTGTTTTATGTTGGTGTTAGCGGGTATCAACTTAATGGGGCAAGCTGGGCCTTGGTCCGAACAAATTGTATCAACCCAAACTAACTATCAAACCCAAGTTGGCCAAAGCAATAAGGTACAACTGGCTGATGGCAGCCAACTCACTTTAAATACCAATACTTTTGTTCAGGTAAGATTCAGCCAAAATGCGCGCATTATTGAGTTGCAACGCGGTGAAATTCATATCGATGTAGCACATGATAAAACCCGTCCTTTGAGTGTTTTAGCTGCAGGCAAAATTATTCAGGCGGTCGGCACTGCGTTTAGCGTACAAATGCAAAAAAATGCCATTGAGCTGATTGTTACTGAAGGTGAAGTATTGGTCGACAAGCAAGAAGGTGAAGTGGATAAAGGCGACCGACTAGCCAAATCAGCATTAGCCGTGACCAAAGGCCAAAAAGTCGATATTAATCGCCAACAAATAGAAGTGAAGAAAAACCATGTGGTGGACATTGCACCCGCCGAGATCGCTGTCGATTTATCGTGGCGCAGCGGCAACTTGGTGTTTAGAGGTGAATCACTGGAAGATGCGGTAGCGGAAATCAGTCGTTACACCAAAATAAAAATCGAACTGACAGCTGATACTAATTTGCGCAATACTAAAGTGGCTGGGGTATTTAAAACTGGCGATGTCGAAGGTTTACTCAATGCCTTGCAACACAACTTTGCTATACAAGGTAAAAAGCAAGCGGACGGTACCATAGTATTAACGCCGGCCGCTTAA
- a CDS encoding RNA polymerase sigma factor: MSQDPKLNSIFLSSRGLISRLLSRIVPPSEIEDIVQETYVRICQIDNKSDIKSPRSFMVKTAKNIAYDYLKSSAVKTAAQNDENEQVEQLLRSQNDDEMYQVTASREEFSDFCESIRQLPLQCRKVFILKKVYGFSQKEIAEKLEISQSTVEKHIAAGMKRCMQFMLEREHLSPATQTKFAANKQGARHE; encoded by the coding sequence ATGTCACAAGATCCCAAACTCAACAGCATTTTCCTATCTTCTCGGGGATTGATCTCGCGTTTACTTTCGCGAATTGTTCCACCTAGTGAAATAGAAGATATAGTGCAAGAAACTTACGTTAGGATCTGTCAAATAGACAACAAGAGTGACATCAAATCGCCACGCTCATTTATGGTAAAAACGGCAAAAAATATCGCTTACGATTACCTAAAAAGCTCCGCTGTTAAAACCGCAGCGCAAAACGATGAAAACGAACAAGTAGAGCAATTGCTACGCAGTCAGAACGACGACGAAATGTATCAGGTTACGGCCTCTCGTGAAGAGTTTTCTGATTTTTGTGAAAGTATTCGCCAATTGCCATTACAATGTAGAAAAGTATTTATTTTGAAGAAAGTATACGGTTTTTCGCAAAAAGAGATCGCAGAAAAACTCGAGATCAGTCAAAGCACGGTGGAAAAACACATTGCCGCCGGCATGAAACGCTGCATGCAATTTATGTTAGAAAGGGAACATTTGAGTCCAGCGACTCAAACCAAGTTTGCAGCCAACAAACAAGGAGCACGTCATGAGTAA
- a CDS encoding TonB-dependent receptor, translating into MNLLKKYLKNVWRICPTCSSSETEEYFAFQVLCLGRVLTPASFVLLVCLSVPALAGEKTKIDFDIPKQRADLSLIQFAEQANLTLLFPSAQIGEIQANPLNGQYPVQQAVVLLLAGTGVKGEFNEQNQLVISLDSGLEPNNNMQLPNKKKVAGAVAAILGTVTSSQVIANETQSLETDEVIQVMGIRGSLSKSASIKREASGVVDAISSEDIGKFPDTNLAESLQRITGVSIDRANNEGNQVTVRGFGPSFNLVTLNGRQMPNSSVLESQGISRSFNFREIASETVSGVTVNKTGRANVSSGGIGATIDITTAKPFDYDGFKAFAGVKGIYDTSVEKGDKITPELSGMVSQTFADGKLGVLLSASHSERHSHRDRVGTDGWYTSAKDSVDKTAIDTTKNPSKTVFIPWTATVEHYDTERERQNAQAVIQFSPMDSLVATLDYTLSRFEEVSYTNRMAYWFDDPSGKADSNGTLINPFDPDDELNFWAWQYFEKKENDSLGLNVKWQATDELSFTLDWHDSTSHSNPGGKTAETLANLKNPKYDHDSNDTTPSLGVDIGANFSGDIPAITIDDSKIPGSAYDKANIVSDLYQLRGYEMENNIQQLHLAGEWENFNTGLLSKVKFGVQSTEYQVDTFLSQRFDFVSVPLTDLDISFEPLGDTADQFSGTDKLFPLVPKYSVNQFIDIVEKAGKFNAPNIRTNGITEETTAAYISADLETEVAGMQANINVGARYEQTDITAYSVAESIVAMNFNHDEELRPVYDGVAARQNLTGDYTRFLPNLDVSLNVTDEVVARVSYGKTISRADISAMFPSTTYNARPDGPFRITQGNPSLLPITSDNIDLSLEWYLDDGSYASIGYYRKDVENFIGSVTTNEEWNNKDGIVLTDPSINPRAGCPDSSVEPNPACLSQASDPAITWEVSRPENLQSRTVDGWEFNVQYMFGETGFGSVANYTTVESDETYDRFDFSQTVALTGLSDSANLVGFYENDQLQIRFAYNWRDEFLMRFQGSEPRFVEAYGQWDMNVSYDINDNISVFFDGINLTDETVRRYARFEEQVIDAEQYGPRYTFGVRAKW; encoded by the coding sequence TTGAATTTGTTAAAAAAATATTTAAAAAATGTATGGCGGATTTGTCCAACTTGTTCGTCTAGCGAAACTGAAGAGTATTTTGCTTTTCAGGTTTTATGCTTAGGAAGGGTTTTAACACCAGCCAGTTTTGTACTGCTAGTTTGTCTGTCAGTGCCTGCGCTTGCCGGTGAAAAAACCAAGATTGATTTTGACATTCCTAAGCAACGAGCTGATTTGTCATTAATTCAATTTGCTGAGCAAGCTAATTTGACACTGCTTTTTCCGAGTGCCCAAATAGGTGAGATACAAGCAAACCCATTAAATGGGCAGTACCCTGTACAACAAGCCGTGGTTTTGTTGTTGGCAGGTACAGGCGTCAAAGGTGAGTTTAATGAACAAAATCAGCTAGTTATTTCACTAGACTCAGGTTTGGAGCCAAACAACAATATGCAATTACCTAATAAGAAAAAAGTAGCTGGCGCGGTCGCGGCCATACTCGGGACGGTAACTAGCTCACAAGTCATCGCCAATGAAACACAATCACTAGAAACAGACGAAGTTATTCAAGTCATGGGGATCCGTGGCTCGTTAAGTAAGTCAGCCTCAATTAAACGAGAAGCATCCGGCGTTGTTGATGCTATTTCCTCAGAAGATATTGGTAAATTTCCAGATACTAACCTCGCTGAATCATTGCAGCGTATTACTGGGGTATCTATTGACCGAGCCAATAACGAAGGTAATCAGGTTACCGTACGTGGTTTTGGTCCGAGTTTTAATTTGGTAACACTAAACGGCCGTCAAATGCCTAACTCTTCGGTTTTGGAATCGCAGGGCATTTCACGCAGTTTTAACTTTCGTGAAATTGCGTCGGAAACCGTCTCGGGTGTGACTGTTAATAAAACAGGGCGAGCTAATGTGTCTTCCGGTGGTATTGGTGCGACTATCGATATTACGACAGCAAAGCCGTTTGATTATGACGGCTTTAAAGCTTTTGCTGGTGTAAAAGGTATATACGACACTAGCGTAGAAAAGGGTGACAAAATTACGCCTGAATTATCAGGTATGGTTAGTCAAACCTTTGCTGATGGTAAATTAGGTGTATTGTTGTCGGCTTCTCATTCTGAGCGTCATAGTCACCGCGATCGTGTTGGCACCGACGGCTGGTATACATCGGCTAAAGACAGTGTTGATAAAACAGCAATTGATACCACTAAAAACCCATCGAAAACGGTATTTATTCCTTGGACCGCGACAGTTGAACATTATGATACAGAGCGCGAACGGCAAAATGCGCAGGCAGTTATTCAATTCTCGCCTATGGATAGCCTAGTTGCGACGTTAGATTATACGTTATCGCGTTTTGAAGAAGTCAGTTATACCAACCGTATGGCTTATTGGTTCGATGATCCAAGTGGTAAAGCGGATAGCAATGGTACCTTGATTAACCCTTTTGATCCTGATGACGAGCTAAATTTTTGGGCGTGGCAATACTTTGAGAAAAAAGAAAATGATTCTTTAGGTTTAAATGTTAAGTGGCAAGCAACAGATGAGTTGAGCTTTACCCTTGATTGGCATGATTCAACATCTCATTCCAACCCTGGTGGCAAAACTGCTGAAACCTTGGCTAACCTTAAAAACCCTAAATATGATCATGATAGCAATGACACAACCCCAAGCTTAGGGGTGGATATAGGGGCGAATTTCTCTGGTGATATTCCAGCCATCACAATTGATGACAGTAAGATCCCTGGCAGTGCGTATGACAAGGCGAATATCGTTTCGGATTTATATCAGTTACGTGGTTATGAAATGGAAAACAACATTCAGCAGTTACATTTAGCTGGTGAATGGGAAAACTTTAATACAGGCTTGTTGAGTAAAGTGAAATTTGGTGTGCAAAGCACCGAATATCAAGTAGATACTTTTTTAAGTCAGCGTTTTGATTTTGTCTCAGTCCCGTTAACTGATTTAGATATATCGTTTGAGCCATTGGGTGATACGGCTGATCAATTCTCAGGAACAGATAAGTTATTCCCGCTGGTGCCAAAATACAGTGTTAACCAGTTTATCGATATTGTTGAGAAAGCCGGTAAGTTTAATGCGCCTAATATTCGCACTAACGGTATTACTGAAGAAACAACAGCGGCTTATATTAGTGCTGATTTAGAGACCGAAGTCGCGGGTATGCAAGCCAATATTAATGTCGGAGCTCGTTACGAGCAAACCGATATTACGGCTTACTCAGTGGCTGAAAGCATTGTCGCTATGAATTTTAACCATGATGAAGAGTTACGTCCTGTTTATGATGGTGTTGCCGCGCGTCAAAATTTAACGGGTGACTATACGCGATTCCTGCCTAACTTAGATGTCAGTTTAAATGTGACTGATGAAGTGGTTGCTCGTGTTTCTTATGGTAAAACGATTTCTCGTGCCGACATTAGCGCTATGTTCCCTTCCACAACCTATAACGCGCGTCCAGACGGACCTTTTAGAATTACTCAAGGCAATCCAAGCTTGTTACCTATTACCTCAGATAATATCGACTTATCGTTAGAGTGGTATTTAGATGACGGTAGTTATGCGTCAATTGGTTACTATCGTAAAGACGTTGAAAACTTTATTGGCTCTGTTACCACGAATGAAGAGTGGAATAATAAAGATGGCATTGTTTTAACTGATCCGAGTATCAACCCAAGAGCAGGCTGTCCTGATTCATCTGTTGAACCTAATCCTGCTTGTTTGAGCCAAGCCAGCGACCCAGCTATCACATGGGAAGTTTCTCGTCCTGAAAATCTACAGTCTCGTACCGTCGATGGTTGGGAATTCAACGTGCAATATATGTTTGGCGAAACCGGCTTTGGTTCCGTGGCAAACTATACTACGGTTGAAAGTGACGAAACCTATGATCGCTTTGATTTCTCGCAAACTGTGGCGTTAACCGGCCTAAGTGACTCTGCAAACTTAGTTGGCTTTTATGAGAATGACCAGTTGCAAATTCGTTTTGCTTATAACTGGCGCGATGAATTCTTAATGCGATTCCAAGGTTCTGAGCCGCGTTTTGTTGAAGCCTATGGCCAGTGGGATATGAACGTTAGTTACGATATTAACGATAACATTTCGGTGTTTTTCGATGGTATCAACCTAACTGATGAAACAGTACGTCGATACGCTCGCTTTGAAGAGCAAGTTATTGACGCTGAGCAGTATGGCCCGCGTTACACCTTTGGTGTTAGAGCTAAATGGTAA
- a CDS encoding tryptophan halogenase family protein → MTTPVRNIVILGGGTAGWLTAGTIAAKLKKEFEQGYSITLVESPNVPPIGVGEGTWPTMRRTLKNMGVRETDFIRECQVSFKQGAKFAQWVTGKPDDFYYHPLVLPQDFEQTNLVPHWQSIAQAPSFAQAVSPQETVCEMGLAPKKITTPEYQADINYAYHLDAGRFSTFLKNHCTSQLGVRHVLADVTQVVSATNGDIQSLKTQQGKEVSGDLFVDCSGFQSLLLGQHYQVPFVSCADVLFVDNAIAVQVPYQAPDTPIASHTISTGQSAGWIWDIGLTQRRGVGHVYSSRHISQDQAHHELLSYIKPFCQDPTQLNFKQIPITSGHRKVFWQNNCVAVGLSAGFLEPLEASALLLVEISANFIAERLPTGRQAMDWVAKRFNQTADYRWQCIVDFLKLHYMLSQRQDTAFWRDNRDEATIPERLLERLALWKYQTPWQDDFDQTTEVFPAASYQYVLYGMGFETLASPFGLSAASKKIAMTSFNKNIALTQSLLSSLPSNRELINQIKQYGLQPL, encoded by the coding sequence ATGACAACTCCAGTACGTAATATTGTCATTCTTGGAGGCGGCACCGCGGGTTGGCTCACTGCGGGCACTATCGCCGCTAAGTTAAAAAAAGAGTTTGAGCAAGGTTATTCAATTACCTTGGTTGAATCACCTAATGTGCCGCCGATTGGTGTTGGTGAAGGCACTTGGCCAACGATGCGTCGTACATTAAAAAACATGGGGGTGCGTGAAACAGACTTTATTCGTGAGTGTCAGGTCTCGTTTAAGCAAGGTGCCAAATTTGCGCAGTGGGTTACCGGTAAGCCAGATGACTTTTATTATCACCCACTCGTTTTGCCGCAAGATTTTGAACAGACTAATCTTGTGCCTCACTGGCAATCTATCGCGCAGGCACCTTCATTTGCTCAAGCTGTGAGCCCACAAGAAACCGTATGTGAAATGGGGCTTGCGCCCAAAAAAATAACGACCCCAGAATATCAAGCAGACATTAACTATGCTTACCATTTAGATGCTGGGCGCTTTTCAACTTTTCTGAAAAATCACTGTACATCACAACTAGGCGTTCGGCATGTATTGGCCGATGTTACTCAAGTTGTATCTGCAACCAATGGTGATATTCAAAGCTTAAAAACCCAACAAGGGAAAGAAGTTAGCGGTGATTTATTTGTCGATTGCAGTGGTTTTCAGTCTTTGTTGTTAGGGCAGCACTATCAAGTTCCTTTTGTTAGTTGTGCTGATGTGCTGTTTGTCGACAATGCCATTGCTGTGCAAGTTCCGTATCAAGCGCCAGACACTCCAATTGCTTCTCACACCATTTCTACAGGACAATCGGCTGGTTGGATTTGGGACATAGGTTTGACTCAGCGTCGAGGAGTGGGGCATGTCTATTCTAGCCGGCATATTAGTCAAGATCAGGCTCACCATGAGTTACTAAGTTATATTAAGCCATTTTGCCAAGACCCAACCCAACTTAACTTTAAGCAAATTCCGATCACGTCGGGGCATCGCAAAGTGTTTTGGCAAAACAATTGTGTGGCGGTTGGTTTATCCGCAGGTTTTTTAGAGCCACTGGAAGCCTCGGCTTTGTTACTGGTAGAGATTTCTGCCAATTTTATTGCGGAGCGTTTGCCAACGGGTCGGCAAGCGATGGATTGGGTCGCTAAGCGTTTTAATCAAACCGCAGATTATCGTTGGCAATGCATTGTTGATTTCTTAAAACTGCATTACATGCTTAGTCAGCGGCAGGATACGGCATTTTGGCGAGATAACCGTGATGAAGCGACGATCCCTGAGCGCTTATTAGAAAGGTTGGCATTGTGGAAATATCAAACCCCTTGGCAGGATGATTTTGACCAAACAACTGAGGTTTTTCCGGCTGCCAGTTACCAGTATGTTTTATATGGTATGGGGTTTGAAACCTTAGCGAGTCCTTTTGGTTTATCAGCCGCTAGTAAAAAAATTGCGATGACGAGTTTTAATAAAAATATAGCGCTTACGCAGTCATTACTTAGCTCATTGCCGAGTAACCGAGAATTAATTAATCAAATAAAGCAGTACGGCTTACAACCCTTGTAA
- a CDS encoding SapC family protein, with translation MANYTVVEPQVHKNTSIALGYSAEFGDNIHFAPVIADELRRLVTEYPVGFLKDPQTGQFNLQALLGFEVGENLFLQDQQWLASYIPLHFQRQPFMFGVVGEQETTPADENLVVAINMDSPRVQTSNGHNAQALFDEQDKPTAFMQRINSMLSQLMPGIRRTDTFVQALLDLELIERVQFEIRLKQGGNKKFDGFYSINEDKLAELQGDILQSFHSKGYLQACHLIIASLSNLQKLVNLKDAASEN, from the coding sequence ATGGCTAATTACACCGTAGTGGAACCTCAAGTTCACAAAAATACCAGCATAGCGCTAGGGTATAGCGCTGAATTTGGTGACAATATTCATTTTGCCCCAGTTATTGCTGACGAGTTGCGGCGCTTGGTTACCGAATACCCAGTTGGTTTTTTAAAAGATCCGCAAACAGGTCAATTTAACTTACAAGCACTATTGGGGTTTGAGGTAGGGGAAAATTTATTTTTGCAGGATCAGCAATGGTTAGCCAGTTATATTCCACTTCATTTTCAGCGCCAACCTTTTATGTTTGGTGTTGTGGGAGAACAAGAGACAACGCCGGCTGATGAAAATTTAGTGGTGGCAATTAATATGGATAGCCCACGAGTTCAAACGTCTAACGGGCACAATGCGCAAGCTTTGTTTGATGAGCAAGATAAACCGACGGCGTTTATGCAGCGAATTAATAGTATGCTGAGTCAACTTATGCCGGGTATTCGCCGTACAGACACATTTGTACAAGCGCTATTAGATTTAGAGTTGATTGAGCGGGTACAATTTGAGATTAGATTAAAACAGGGAGGGAATAAAAAATTCGATGGTTTTTATTCAATCAATGAAGATAAATTAGCCGAGTTACAAGGCGATATTTTACAAAGCTTCCATAGCAAAGGTTACTTACAAGCCTGTCATTTGATTATTGCATCGTTGTCAAATTTGCAGAAACTCGTCAACCTAAAAGATGCCGCGAGCGAGAACTAA
- a CDS encoding DinB family protein: MDNKTSELYLQQFQLLAKYNQALNQSFYQAASQLDEAALNLDRQAFFPSILATLNHLIVGDILWLKRFATHPSQLSALNALADYPAATSLEQIMYADLATLQQARFALDETIIEFCQQLTPEILVSPFEFKNMKGQQFSKAYGLVIHHLLNHQTHHRGQVSTLLFQAGVDVGVTDLLYQIPELT, translated from the coding sequence ATGGATAATAAGACAAGCGAGCTGTACTTACAGCAATTTCAATTATTAGCTAAATACAATCAGGCACTGAATCAAAGCTTTTATCAAGCTGCATCACAATTAGATGAGGCGGCTCTTAATTTAGATCGCCAAGCGTTTTTTCCTTCTATTCTCGCCACCTTAAATCATTTGATTGTGGGGGATATTTTGTGGCTCAAACGCTTTGCGACCCATCCTAGCCAATTATCCGCTTTAAACGCCTTGGCTGATTACCCTGCAGCGACCAGTCTTGAGCAAATAATGTATGCCGACTTGGCTACTTTGCAACAAGCCCGCTTTGCCTTGGATGAGACCATAATTGAATTTTGCCAGCAATTGACGCCAGAAATTCTTGTAAGTCCATTTGAGTTTAAAAATATGAAAGGCCAGCAATTTAGTAAAGCCTATGGCTTGGTTATTCATCATTTACTTAACCATCAAACGCATCACAGAGGCCAAGTGTCGACTTTACTGTTTCAAGCTGGGGTTGATGTCGGCGTAACGGATCTACTTTATCAGATCCCTGAATTGACATAG
- a CDS encoding substrate-binding domain-containing protein → MTHPWLAVLFCLLLLFTGRASSEKCQVISEQGEVRPLHVVYFVPKAPPDTFWYRHKQFTQAAAKSLNIKLTTLEIGRVTNGAAVFTQELEKTLNQDNKPDMALGLFYMIPKSAIVDTFEQHRLPYFSLNTSFGERLRQIFGKPREQYQYWIGHLMPDDEAASYHMTRRILANKPQQTSTSMIAIAGAIKSTVSLNRVKGLKKAVDENKVSLYPVAHTNWSQQDASRVLRQRLQRANSAHAMWLAGNEITLGAISVLQDLQFKPGQITLGTFDWTQQTMDLIKTGWIDVAYGGHFIEGGVALALMLDYAQGIDFAEETDTMITMPLQPLTKNNLHQDAKLIDKSYWGQINFKHLSKCYSPKRSHYQLTIDDTAWLD, encoded by the coding sequence ATGACCCATCCTTGGCTAGCAGTGCTATTTTGTTTACTTTTGCTTTTCACTGGCCGAGCCTCGTCTGAAAAATGCCAAGTCATTTCTGAGCAAGGGGAAGTTAGACCACTGCATGTGGTTTACTTTGTCCCTAAAGCCCCGCCCGACACTTTTTGGTATCGCCACAAACAATTTACTCAAGCCGCCGCTAAAAGTTTAAACATCAAATTAACCACATTAGAGATTGGTCGAGTAACTAATGGAGCCGCAGTATTTACACAAGAGCTAGAAAAAACCTTAAATCAAGACAACAAACCGGATATGGCACTAGGTTTGTTTTATATGATCCCAAAGTCAGCGATTGTCGATACTTTTGAACAACACCGCCTGCCATATTTCAGTTTAAATACCAGCTTTGGTGAAAGGTTACGTCAGATATTTGGCAAACCAAGGGAGCAATATCAGTATTGGATAGGCCACCTAATGCCAGACGATGAAGCTGCAAGTTATCATATGACACGTCGGATCTTAGCTAACAAGCCACAGCAAACATCGACAAGTATGATTGCCATTGCTGGAGCGATAAAATCTACCGTCAGTTTAAATCGGGTAAAAGGGTTAAAAAAAGCAGTTGATGAAAATAAGGTCAGCTTATATCCGGTTGCCCACACCAATTGGTCACAACAAGATGCCAGTCGAGTACTACGACAAAGGCTACAGCGGGCTAACAGTGCTCATGCTATGTGGCTTGCTGGCAATGAGATTACCTTGGGTGCAATCAGTGTTTTGCAAGATCTGCAATTTAAGCCTGGGCAGATCACCCTTGGCACCTTCGACTGGACACAGCAAACCATGGATCTGATTAAAACAGGTTGGATAGATGTCGCCTATGGCGGTCATTTTATTGAAGGCGGTGTCGCTTTGGCACTGATGTTGGATTACGCTCAGGGCATAGATTTTGCTGAAGAAACAGATACCATGATCACCATGCCGCTCCAACCCTTAACCAAAAACAACCTACATCAAGATGCTAAGTTGATTGATAAATCGTACTGGGGACAAATTAACTTTAAACACTTGAGTAAATGCTATTCACCCAAGCGATCTCATTATCAACTAACCATTGATGACACGGCTTGGTTAGACTAA
- a CDS encoding DUF1801 domain-containing protein codes for MPESTIPTPAQEKLELLRQLILDVAQQQELGNVEQSIKWGQQSFQTQYGSPIRIGWDSREPQHYSLYCHCQTKLIASFKEVFGEQIEFVGNRQIKLEIAKPFPQAIMMQCIMTALNYKRLKHLPLLGL; via the coding sequence ATGCCAGAATCGACAATTCCAACCCCAGCTCAAGAAAAACTAGAGTTGTTACGCCAATTGATTTTAGACGTGGCCCAACAACAAGAACTGGGCAATGTTGAACAATCAATCAAATGGGGGCAGCAAAGTTTTCAAACGCAATACGGCAGCCCGATTCGTATTGGTTGGGATAGCAGAGAGCCACAACATTATTCGTTATATTGCCACTGCCAAACCAAGCTCATCGCCAGCTTTAAAGAAGTATTTGGCGAGCAAATCGAATTTGTGGGTAATCGACAAATTAAACTAGAGATCGCCAAACCGTTTCCTCAAGCCATTATGATGCAATGCATCATGACTGCCCTCAATTACAAAAGACTCAAACATTTACCCTTACTCGGTCTTTAG